A window of the Pedobacter cryoconitis genome harbors these coding sequences:
- a CDS encoding SusC/RagA family TonB-linked outer membrane protein: MQKFYLIPFLKSTKSGAKSGMVKLMLAITFFIQFSLPALAADAQTMNNTNISFTANNLTLKEVFKIIERKSNFLIGYDNVIDTKKRVSLTVNAKSVYFILKELLKDYKGSVTQVDNNHVLIKVEKQEEVVAAVPVKSVVPAVQVEVRGVVTDMSGLPLPGVTVMDLISGKKTGTDAEGRYFMSVASGSKLSFNYIGYDKQEVLITNQTVVNIKLKESSNSLQEVVAIGYQKIRKSDVTGAISSVKASELNLSAPTIGQALVGKVAGVQVSQTSGAPYAGTKIRVRGIGSLNASSDPLYVIDGYPAGNNVFVNPEDIETIDILKDAASAAIYGSRASGGVVMITTKKGKDGKGRFEYDVQAGVTQLGKKIKLLNADQFEDLVINARNNSYKDLWVNAGKTWNDAMYSDNNATRTANVGNGSSVSIPEDIYNFATQQKIAPKYNTDWQDELYKNAFFQRHNLAFSGGTTNIRYFMSGGYQDQDGIVDNTAMKTLNFRSNIEADVSKRLKVGANIAYTQTNSKEVAEGRFSPMMAALLYIPYLPARDANGAPIKYGMNALANQYGFQGIENPLASVEETKSNRLGYRTTINANATYQILDGLSFKANLGTQSYNEKYDYYLPTSLSNGGGNPPYSPSSIAAANAIAQTLTQVDKLAEFTLNYDKKIGKHNFNLLGGYSAQQTNIDLIRLNAKGFTSDAIGEITDKGADPSLFTLDPLTGKSTNTLLSYFGRLSYNYNGKYFLTGSIRTDGSSRFGPLNKWGTFPSVSAGWSLSQEDWYHDFLGEQSSVKMRASWGLSGNNNIGNYNAVQTVNSPTGAVFGAGAISSAVLVGNVKDQNLGWESTSQYNVGTDVTILKNRLSFIVNYYLSRSYNLLFNQPISAVSGATSILTNLKDSKVQNKGFDFQVDGRIIQNKDFTFGVSGNISLNRNKVLDLGGASTIITAGAERSYKTHITEMGQPVGMFYGFKALGRITAENIGKVAPSASSSNPAKIGDLYFEDVNHDGVINDNDKTVIGSPYAKFTYGFALTATYKAFDFRASFNGSYGNKILDGQDYYLYNFEGSGNQYVQVADRYVSPDQPGSGLNYRPSRAGTQSNSTRLSSFYLQDGSYLRMTNATIGYNVPKLLSKRLKVENIRVFASVDNAFTLTKYKGYNPDVDYNIGTNGANLAPGVDYGNYPIARAYNLGIKLTF, translated from the coding sequence ATGCAAAAATTTTATCTTATCCCATTCTTAAAATCCACTAAATCAGGTGCGAAATCCGGAATGGTGAAATTAATGTTGGCCATTACGTTTTTCATCCAGTTTAGTCTTCCTGCGCTTGCAGCTGATGCACAAACAATGAATAATACTAATATTTCATTTACTGCAAATAATCTCACTTTAAAAGAGGTGTTTAAGATTATTGAGCGTAAATCGAATTTCCTGATCGGTTATGATAATGTAATCGATACTAAAAAAAGAGTTTCTTTAACTGTCAATGCTAAATCGGTTTATTTTATATTAAAAGAACTGCTGAAGGACTATAAAGGCAGTGTAACCCAGGTGGATAACAACCATGTCCTGATTAAAGTAGAGAAACAGGAAGAGGTGGTTGCTGCGGTGCCTGTAAAGTCTGTGGTACCGGCAGTGCAGGTGGAGGTAAGGGGTGTAGTCACTGATATGAGTGGCCTGCCTTTGCCTGGCGTAACTGTTATGGACCTGATTTCGGGTAAAAAAACAGGTACAGATGCTGAAGGAAGGTACTTCATGAGTGTAGCTTCAGGATCAAAGCTGAGCTTCAACTATATCGGTTATGATAAACAGGAAGTGCTGATTACTAACCAGACTGTAGTCAATATCAAACTGAAAGAATCAAGCAATTCATTGCAGGAGGTTGTGGCTATTGGTTATCAGAAAATACGCAAATCTGATGTTACAGGTGCAATCAGTAGTGTAAAAGCATCAGAATTGAATTTATCGGCACCAACCATAGGTCAGGCATTGGTAGGTAAAGTGGCTGGTGTGCAAGTTTCACAAACAAGTGGTGCACCTTATGCCGGTACAAAAATCCGTGTTCGTGGTATCGGATCACTGAATGCAAGTTCAGATCCTTTATATGTGATTGATGGATATCCGGCAGGAAATAATGTTTTCGTCAATCCTGAAGATATCGAAACGATCGACATTTTGAAAGATGCGGCATCGGCAGCGATCTACGGATCAAGGGCTTCGGGCGGTGTAGTAATGATCACAACCAAAAAAGGTAAAGATGGCAAGGGTAGATTTGAGTATGATGTACAGGCTGGTGTTACCCAATTAGGTAAAAAGATAAAACTGTTAAATGCAGATCAGTTTGAAGACCTGGTGATTAATGCACGGAATAACTCTTACAAAGATCTTTGGGTGAATGCAGGTAAAACCTGGAATGACGCGATGTATTCTGATAATAATGCGACCAGAACTGCGAATGTAGGTAACGGATCTTCTGTAAGTATTCCTGAGGATATCTATAATTTCGCTACCCAGCAAAAGATCGCACCTAAATATAATACAGACTGGCAGGATGAATTGTATAAAAATGCATTCTTTCAGCGTCATAATCTTGCCTTCTCAGGAGGTACTACAAATATCAGATATTTTATGAGTGGTGGTTACCAGGATCAGGACGGTATCGTAGACAATACTGCTATGAAAACGCTGAACTTCAGGTCTAATATTGAAGCGGATGTAAGTAAAAGATTGAAAGTAGGTGCTAATATTGCTTACACGCAAACCAATAGTAAAGAAGTAGCAGAAGGTCGTTTTAGTCCGATGATGGCTGCATTGCTTTATATTCCTTACTTGCCTGCAAGAGATGCAAATGGTGCTCCGATAAAATACGGGATGAATGCACTGGCGAACCAGTATGGTTTCCAGGGAATAGAAAATCCACTGGCCTCAGTTGAAGAAACTAAAAGTAACAGGTTGGGTTACAGAACTACAATCAATGCAAACGCGACTTATCAGATCCTTGACGGACTTTCTTTCAAGGCTAACCTGGGTACACAATCTTACAATGAAAAATACGATTATTACCTGCCTACCAGTTTGAGTAACGGAGGCGGAAACCCACCTTATTCTCCATCGTCTATTGCAGCTGCAAATGCGATTGCCCAAACGCTGACACAGGTAGATAAGCTGGCGGAGTTTACCTTAAACTACGACAAGAAAATCGGTAAACACAATTTCAATTTACTGGGTGGTTATTCTGCGCAGCAAACTAACATTGATCTGATCAGGTTGAATGCCAAAGGGTTTACAAGCGATGCTATAGGTGAAATCACCGATAAGGGAGCAGATCCAAGTTTATTTACGCTTGATCCTTTGACTGGTAAATCTACCAATACGCTTCTGTCTTATTTCGGTCGTTTGAGTTATAATTATAATGGAAAGTATTTCCTGACAGGATCGATCCGTACGGATGGTTCATCAAGGTTCGGTCCTTTAAATAAATGGGGAACATTCCCTTCGGTATCTGCTGGATGGAGCCTGTCGCAAGAAGATTGGTACCATGACTTTTTAGGAGAGCAGTCTTCTGTTAAAATGAGAGCGAGCTGGGGATTGAGTGGAAATAATAATATTGGTAATTATAATGCGGTACAAACTGTAAATTCTCCTACGGGGGCAGTATTCGGGGCAGGGGCTATTTCTTCGGCTGTTTTAGTAGGAAATGTTAAGGATCAGAATCTTGGCTGGGAATCTACTTCACAATATAATGTGGGTACTGATGTGACGATTCTTAAAAACCGGTTGTCATTTATTGTGAACTATTACCTGAGCAGATCTTATAATTTATTGTTCAACCAGCCAATTTCGGCTGTATCAGGTGCGACATCTATTCTTACGAATTTAAAAGACAGTAAGGTTCAGAATAAAGGGTTCGACTTCCAGGTAGATGGAAGAATCATCCAGAATAAGGACTTTACTTTTGGTGTGAGTGGAAATATCTCCTTAAACAGAAATAAAGTACTGGATCTTGGTGGTGCAAGTACAATTATTACTGCCGGAGCAGAACGTTCTTATAAAACCCACATCACAGAAATGGGACAGCCAGTAGGTATGTTCTACGGTTTTAAAGCATTGGGAAGAATAACTGCTGAAAATATAGGTAAAGTTGCGCCTTCGGCTTCTTCTTCTAACCCTGCTAAAATTGGTGACCTTTATTTTGAAGATGTAAATCATGATGGGGTGATCAACGATAATGATAAAACGGTTATCGGTAGCCCATATGCTAAATTTACTTACGGATTTGCGTTAACGGCTACTTATAAAGCTTTTGACTTCCGCGCTTCGTTTAATGGTTCTTATGGTAACAAAATATTAGACGGACAGGATTATTATCTGTACAATTTCGAGGGTTCAGGTAACCAGTATGTGCAGGTTGCAGACAGATATGTATCTCCGGATCAGCCAGGAAGTGGTTTAAACTACCGTCCGTCCCGCGCAGGAACACAAAGTAACAGTACACGTTTGTCATCATTCTATCTACAGGATGGATCTTATCTGAGAATGACCAATGCTACTATAGGCTATAATGTTCCTAAGTTATTGAGTAAACGTTTAAAAGTTGAAAATATCAGGGTTTTTGCCAGTGTAGATAACGCGTTTACCTTGACAAAATATAAAGGATATAACCCGGATGTAGATTATAACATTGGTACCAATGGTGCAAACTTAGCGCCGGGTGTGGATTATGGAAATTATCCGATAGCCAGAGCATATAATTTAGGTATCAAATTAACATTCTAA
- a CDS encoding RagB/SusD family nutrient uptake outer membrane protein — MKRYTVIFFLGFAVLTSCKKSFVEQDNPNATTVDNFFKSENSVLLAVNGAYTSLRSGNNIGETSGLFTDERSDDTGTNDSQSNSGEPFQFGNFSILPSNTYLKSHWSSLYATIAQCNSITTNIDKVTFANGDTKTQYLAETKFIRALMYFHLVRKWGDVPLVTKTLTTTAEITANTYRQPQATVYAQIVTDLKDALGSNLPNLQTGANAGRVSKAAINGLLGQVYLTMASTLDNNKAENLTNANTYLTAAYAMRPFSNLKDIPYTDVFDVAKKTTNPEMILSIVNKQGDITYSSSIAANNQPLGETINSLKTGLGVGGNVTPDLINDYEANDPRKNFSVKYAANPQVQDWFVTKYRDASAAAGVNGYGGNDTPLMRYADIILMLAEVNMDLGNTGAAIQYLDMVRARAGMPLYAVASMDPKYTAKYPTLKLAILHERRVELAFEHQRWFDLIRFFTTPELVAFFQAKSQAAFGNAKLANFGTKDRFFPIPFDEYKLDPQKMYQNPGY; from the coding sequence ATGAAAAGATATACGGTCATATTTTTCCTGGGGTTTGCAGTACTAACTTCTTGTAAAAAGAGCTTTGTGGAACAGGACAATCCCAATGCGACAACAGTAGACAATTTCTTTAAGTCTGAAAACAGCGTTTTATTGGCTGTAAACGGGGCTTATACTTCATTAAGAAGTGGTAATAATATTGGCGAGACCAGTGGTTTATTTACGGATGAGCGTTCTGATGATACAGGGACGAATGATTCACAGTCAAATTCGGGGGAGCCTTTCCAGTTTGGTAATTTTAGTATTTTACCAAGTAATACTTATTTAAAGTCTCACTGGTCAAGTTTGTATGCAACGATAGCACAGTGTAATAGTATTACAACGAATATTGATAAAGTAACTTTCGCTAATGGTGATACTAAAACGCAGTATCTGGCGGAAACTAAATTTATCAGGGCGTTAATGTACTTCCATTTAGTGAGAAAGTGGGGGGATGTCCCTTTGGTTACTAAAACTTTAACGACAACTGCCGAAATCACGGCAAATACTTATCGTCAGCCACAAGCAACTGTATATGCACAGATCGTAACTGATTTGAAGGATGCACTGGGCAGTAATCTGCCTAATCTGCAAACAGGTGCTAATGCAGGCCGTGTATCTAAAGCAGCGATCAATGGATTACTGGGACAGGTATATTTAACCATGGCCTCTACACTGGATAACAATAAAGCAGAGAACCTGACCAATGCCAATACCTATCTGACTGCTGCTTATGCGATGCGTCCGTTCAGCAACCTGAAGGATATTCCTTATACAGATGTTTTTGATGTAGCTAAAAAGACGACTAATCCTGAAATGATCTTGTCTATCGTAAATAAACAGGGTGATATTACTTACAGCTCGAGTATCGCGGCTAACAACCAGCCTTTGGGAGAAACGATTAATTCTCTTAAAACAGGATTGGGAGTTGGTGGAAATGTTACACCAGATTTAATCAACGATTATGAAGCTAACGATCCAAGGAAAAACTTCTCTGTAAAATATGCTGCAAATCCACAGGTACAGGATTGGTTTGTGACCAAATACCGTGATGCCAGTGCTGCGGCAGGTGTAAATGGCTACGGAGGAAATGATACGCCATTGATGCGTTATGCTGATATCATCCTGATGCTTGCAGAAGTAAATATGGATCTGGGTAATACTGGCGCTGCTATTCAATATTTAGATATGGTACGCGCAAGAGCAGGGATGCCTTTATATGCTGTTGCGTCTATGGACCCAAAGTATACGGCTAAATATCCTACGCTGAAACTGGCAATTTTACATGAGCGCAGAGTGGAGCTGGCTTTTGAACACCAGCGCTGGTTTGATCTGATCAGGTTCTTTACTACACCTGAACTTGTTGCTTTTTTCCAGGCAAAATCACAAGCTGCTTTTGGAAATGCAAAGCTGGCTAACTTTGGTACAAAGGATAGATTTTTCCCTATTCCATTCGATGAGTACAAGCTTGATCCTCAGAAAATGTACCAGAATCCTGGATATTAA
- a CDS encoding carboxypeptidase regulatory-like domain-containing protein, producing MKKTITFFNFGLRIRTSLLIFCLAFFFHLVSYGQGSTSSGIRGYVYDNEDHLLPGASISVTYVPSNMKFEAKANEKGAFVLQNLPVGGPYTIEITHIGTHKYTEQNVLLALGQVYSLKVFLASENTGLNTVEIKTSRTGSSRNLAKTGASNNISRTDMERYPSLNRSLSDFTRFTPQSSGLSFGGRNNRYNNIQIDGSQNNDIMGYGVGGGTTTGAPGGQAGTQPISLDAIDEIQVVLAPFDVKQGSFTGAGINAVTKRGSNTFNGSFYTYGKNENLVGKSPDASRTKFNKFSDAQYGFRLGGPIIKDKLFFFTNAEISRRNEPLLYKANRGTGATDESLIPAATAQQISDYLKSAYNYDPGKFDDISKQTNSEKIFARLDYIINPKNRLTLRHNYVHGRRDDIGNGINALRFENNKYIQTSTTNITVAELNTYFSNEIVNNLIVGYSNVRDNREIPGSPFPQVLIQLGAAGSITAGTEGYSPSAKQTQNLFQLTDNLDIIHNNHHFTFGTQNEFFRFNNLFIQNIWGNYTYSSLSSFLTNQAPSVYQLTYSKIPDVAIPTSIFRAMQLGFYAQDEFTVKEGLKITGGLRVDVPVFLDKPLQNTAFAESFAAMGLQTASKPKSQLLYSPRIGFNWDINNDGQTILRGGSGIFTGRLPYVWLGNAYNNSGVDLGRINATGTATAPIRFSGDVNNQPKTPTVATSEIDLTDKNFKMPQVWRSNLAIDQKLPLGFVATLEGIYGKELNAPYIKDLNLVEPTAKLDGDGRDFYPSGNSRLRFPQYTNVFLLTNTNKGYQYSLTAQLQRNVANGISGSIAYTYAHSKDISSMNSTIASTNFRNNTIVNNPNNPGLTFSDWNLDHRIIGTVSYRITYLKGMATTIGLVYNGQSGLPYTYRLNSDINNDGQTQNDAMYIPKSASDIVLLPTNAQDTRTPAQIYEQLNAFIEQDPYLRKHRGEYAERNGARTPWSHIFDMHLAQDFSITAGKTRHNVQITLDIFNVGNLINKNWGLVKLPSITTAQLPATLSGAILTFRGFENPATADGRSRPAYSYTPVSSSFVNAPFESRWRGQVGVRYSF from the coding sequence ATGAAAAAAACAATTACATTTTTCAATTTCGGATTGCGAATACGTACATCCCTGCTCATTTTTTGCCTGGCATTTTTTTTCCATCTGGTTTCGTACGGGCAGGGCTCAACATCCTCCGGTATCAGAGGATATGTGTATGACAATGAAGATCACCTGCTGCCAGGGGCAAGCATCAGTGTAACGTATGTGCCTTCAAATATGAAATTTGAAGCTAAGGCCAATGAAAAAGGTGCATTTGTATTGCAGAACCTTCCTGTCGGTGGCCCGTACACGATAGAAATCACACACATTGGTACCCATAAATATACAGAGCAAAACGTATTGCTTGCCTTAGGTCAGGTGTATTCCCTGAAGGTATTTCTTGCCTCAGAAAACACCGGCCTGAATACAGTAGAGATTAAAACGTCCAGAACAGGCTCTTCAAGAAACCTGGCCAAAACAGGTGCTTCGAATAATATCAGTCGTACAGATATGGAAAGATATCCTTCGTTAAACAGATCTTTATCAGATTTTACCCGTTTTACGCCTCAATCTTCTGGTTTATCTTTCGGTGGTAGAAATAACCGTTATAACAATATTCAGATAGATGGATCTCAGAATAACGATATTATGGGTTATGGTGTAGGTGGCGGTACTACTACTGGTGCACCGGGCGGACAAGCAGGTACTCAGCCGATCAGTTTGGATGCTATTGATGAAATACAAGTTGTTTTGGCGCCATTTGATGTGAAGCAGGGCAGTTTTACGGGGGCTGGAATTAATGCGGTAACCAAACGTGGCAGTAATACTTTCAATGGATCTTTTTATACCTATGGCAAGAATGAAAATCTGGTAGGAAAAAGTCCTGATGCCAGCAGAACAAAATTTAATAAGTTTAGCGATGCACAGTATGGTTTTCGTTTGGGCGGGCCAATTATCAAAGACAAACTTTTCTTCTTTACCAATGCAGAAATCAGCAGAAGAAATGAACCACTGCTCTATAAAGCGAACAGAGGAACCGGCGCAACAGATGAATCGCTAATTCCGGCAGCAACGGCACAACAAATATCAGATTATCTAAAGAGTGCTTATAATTATGATCCGGGCAAGTTTGATGACATTAGCAAACAGACGAACAGTGAAAAGATATTTGCCCGTTTAGACTATATTATCAACCCTAAAAACAGGCTGACTTTAAGGCATAATTATGTACATGGAAGGCGTGATGACATTGGAAACGGTATCAATGCACTCCGGTTTGAGAACAATAAATATATCCAGACCAGTACGACCAACATTACCGTTGCCGAGCTAAATACCTATTTCTCCAACGAAATCGTGAACAATCTGATTGTAGGTTATTCTAATGTAAGGGATAACAGAGAAATTCCAGGAAGCCCTTTTCCACAGGTTTTGATTCAGTTAGGGGCCGCAGGGAGTATTACAGCGGGTACAGAAGGTTATTCTCCATCGGCTAAGCAGACACAAAATTTATTTCAGTTAACGGATAACCTGGACATTATCCACAATAATCATCATTTCACTTTTGGAACGCAAAACGAATTCTTCCGTTTTAATAATCTTTTTATCCAGAATATCTGGGGAAATTACACCTACAGCAGCCTCTCTTCTTTTTTAACGAACCAGGCACCTTCTGTTTATCAGCTCACCTATTCAAAAATTCCTGATGTGGCTATTCCAACATCTATATTCAGAGCGATGCAGCTGGGCTTTTATGCACAAGATGAATTCACCGTTAAAGAGGGGTTAAAGATTACCGGTGGATTAAGAGTTGATGTTCCTGTATTTTTAGATAAGCCTTTACAAAATACCGCTTTTGCGGAATCTTTTGCAGCTATGGGTTTACAAACAGCTAGTAAGCCTAAATCGCAGTTGCTATATTCTCCAAGAATCGGCTTTAATTGGGATATTAATAATGATGGGCAGACCATTTTGAGGGGCGGAAGCGGGATTTTTACAGGCAGACTTCCTTATGTCTGGCTGGGTAATGCCTATAACAATTCGGGTGTGGATCTGGGGCGTATCAATGCTACCGGAACTGCTACAGCGCCTATTCGTTTTTCGGGAGATGTGAATAATCAACCGAAAACCCCAACGGTAGCCACTTCAGAGATTGACCTGACAGACAAAAACTTTAAAATGCCACAGGTTTGGCGTTCCAATCTGGCGATTGACCAAAAACTTCCTTTAGGTTTTGTGGCCACATTAGAGGGTATTTATGGAAAAGAATTGAATGCCCCATATATTAAGGATTTAAACCTGGTGGAACCGACAGCAAAACTGGATGGTGATGGCCGCGATTTTTATCCTTCGGGAAACAGCAGGTTAAGGTTTCCACAATACACCAATGTATTTTTGCTGACCAATACAAACAAAGGATATCAGTATAGTCTGACCGCACAGCTACAGCGAAATGTCGCCAATGGCATATCAGGGTCAATTGCCTATACCTATGCGCACTCGAAAGATATATCGAGCATGAACTCCACTATTGCTTCAACAAATTTTCGCAACAACACCATTGTCAACAATCCGAATAATCCGGGGTTGACATTTTCTGACTGGAACCTGGATCACCGGATTATTGGTACTGTTTCTTACCGTATTACCTATTTAAAAGGTATGGCTACCACCATTGGCTTGGTTTACAACGGTCAGTCCGGCCTTCCTTATACTTACCGGTTAAACTCAGATATCAATAACGACGGGCAGACACAAAATGATGCGATGTATATACCAAAATCGGCCAGTGATATTGTGTTATTGCCAACAAATGCACAAGATACCCGTACTCCTGCCCAGATTTATGAACAGCTAAATGCCTTTATAGAACAAGATCCTTATTTAAGGAAGCACAGAGGGGAATATGCCGAAAGAAACGGAGCGAGAACTCCCTGGTCGCATATTTTCGACATGCACCTTGCCCAGGATTTTTCTATTACTGCTGGGAAAACCAGGCATAACGTACAAATTACTCTTGATATCTTTAACGTAGGTAACCTGATCAATAAAAATTGGGGACTGGTCAAACTGCCTTCTATTACAACAGCACAGTTACCAGCTACCTTAAGCGGGGCAATCTTAACATTCAGAGGATTTGAAAACCCTGCAACAGCTGATGGAAGATCAAGACCTGCTTACAGTTATACCCCAGTGAGCAGCTCTTTTGTAAATGCTCCTTTTGAATCAAGATGGAGAGGCCAGGTTGGCGTCAGATATAGTTTTTAA
- a CDS encoding FecR family protein, with protein MDEKIQVLFKRYQEGTVTTEERILVETWFESYQGQQNKKLSSEDEISVFEDLDSRINSFLAEDVPVRKMNFRWLQIAAVFFTLLVSGLFMRNRFTKKPVKPETFTEISSLRGVKKEITLKDGTTVFLNSGSSIFISSRFGEDKREVKLTGEAFFQVHHDASKPFVIHSGKLQTTVLGTSFDIRAYPEDEQLKISVATGKVKVEGKGTSSKPALYAKALTHNQALVYNRVKDSHRVTAVNSDSVSSWRTNHLIFENASYEEIARSLGRWYNLDVTLTAPHDLKRYTLSFYNERADKVLNVLSNLTGMTYSMNGRKVIINPKKS; from the coding sequence TTGGACGAGAAGATACAAGTATTATTTAAGCGGTACCAGGAAGGTACAGTTACAACCGAAGAACGCATTCTGGTAGAAACCTGGTTTGAGAGTTACCAGGGGCAGCAAAATAAAAAGCTAAGCTCTGAGGACGAAATATCAGTTTTTGAAGATCTTGATTCAAGAATAAATTCATTTTTAGCAGAAGATGTGCCGGTACGTAAAATGAATTTTCGCTGGTTACAGATTGCAGCAGTATTTTTTACGCTGCTGGTTTCAGGTCTTTTCATGAGGAACAGGTTTACGAAAAAGCCTGTAAAGCCAGAAACTTTTACCGAAATCAGTTCACTCCGGGGAGTGAAAAAAGAGATCACACTGAAAGACGGGACTACGGTTTTCTTAAATTCAGGTTCCAGTATTTTTATTTCTTCGCGGTTCGGGGAGGATAAAAGAGAGGTAAAGCTAACCGGGGAGGCCTTTTTCCAGGTACATCATGATGCAAGCAAACCATTTGTTATTCATTCGGGAAAATTACAAACCACTGTCCTTGGAACATCTTTCGATATCAGGGCCTATCCTGAAGATGAACAGCTGAAAATTAGCGTAGCTACGGGGAAAGTAAAAGTTGAAGGCAAAGGAACATCTTCAAAACCGGCATTATATGCCAAAGCTTTAACACACAACCAGGCGCTGGTTTACAATAGGGTAAAAGACAGCCACCGGGTCACTGCTGTAAATTCAGACTCTGTGAGTTCATGGCGCACTAATCATTTAATCTTCGAGAATGCTTCGTACGAAGAGATCGCCCGCTCACTGGGCCGCTGGTACAACCTGGATGTTACGCTGACAGCACCTCATGATCTTAAAAGATATACACTCAGTTTTTATAATGAACGGGCAGATAAAGTCCTTAATGTTTTATCAAACTTAACCGGTATGACCTATAGTATGAATGGAAGGAAAGTCATTATTAACCCTAAGAAATCTTAA
- a CDS encoding RNA polymerase sigma factor: MMMDKYLFQEFYQQHKKSVFAIVNLRLPDLEDTKDVVQEIFLELWLKRDMLIDIRDIQPYLYVVARNHVISAFRRKNLQLKNEGLLLEGLNTLDYSAEENTMAKELHQQINVIVEKLPETTRQCYQLSKNEGKKNREIADILNISEKTVRNNISEALKRLRITLKENHPEIFMLFLFFLK; encoded by the coding sequence ATGATGATGGATAAATACTTATTTCAAGAATTTTATCAACAGCATAAGAAAAGTGTTTTTGCTATCGTTAATCTGCGTCTTCCTGATCTGGAAGATACGAAAGATGTGGTACAGGAGATCTTTCTGGAACTGTGGCTTAAAAGGGATATGCTAATAGATATCCGGGATATTCAACCTTATTTATACGTCGTTGCCCGAAACCATGTCATCTCTGCTTTCAGAAGGAAAAATCTCCAGCTAAAGAATGAAGGCCTTTTATTAGAGGGTTTAAATACGCTTGATTACTCTGCGGAGGAAAATACGATGGCAAAGGAACTGCATCAGCAGATCAATGTGATTGTAGAAAAACTTCCTGAAACGACACGCCAGTGTTACCAGCTCAGCAAAAATGAGGGAAAGAAAAACAGGGAGATTGCTGATATCCTTAATATTTCAGAGAAAACTGTCCGCAATAATATTTCCGAGGCGCTAAAACGGTTAAGAATAACTTTGAAAGAAAACCATCCTGAGATCTTTATGCTATTCTTGTTTTTTCTTAAATAA
- a CDS encoding metallophosphoesterase family protein, with protein MANRRSFIKNSVAGLIIAQLTPVIEVFAGVEHNALPDSIQKTKLRFAIASDGHYGQPGTPYQEDHEHMIGWLKEAHLKTPLDFVIINGDLVHDRPDLLIEVKNKYYDKLPVPFYAVPGNHDHADTVLWKSVFGYEDNFSMQKNGVGFILANTSDTKGIYRCPDNVFLQRELEKFKTLQTVFVILHIPPHIWVPQNPFVECIETVDLLHSYENVKAVFHGHDHSLDGVFYTGKLPHFFDAHIGGSWGTSYRGYRIVEVNEDGKITTYQVNASKNPTLNETKF; from the coding sequence ATGGCAAACAGAAGATCATTTATTAAAAATAGTGTAGCAGGATTAATCATTGCCCAGCTGACACCGGTTATCGAAGTATTTGCGGGGGTTGAACATAATGCCCTTCCAGATTCAATTCAAAAAACCAAATTGCGGTTTGCCATTGCATCTGATGGCCATTATGGTCAGCCAGGTACTCCTTATCAGGAAGATCATGAGCATATGATTGGCTGGCTGAAGGAAGCGCACCTTAAAACACCGCTGGATTTTGTAATTATCAATGGAGATCTTGTTCACGACCGTCCGGATCTGCTAATCGAAGTGAAAAATAAGTATTACGATAAGCTGCCCGTTCCATTTTATGCAGTGCCGGGTAACCATGACCATGCAGATACTGTATTGTGGAAATCTGTTTTTGGTTATGAAGACAATTTCTCCATGCAAAAAAATGGGGTAGGTTTTATACTGGCCAATACTTCTGATACAAAAGGTATTTACCGCTGTCCGGATAATGTTTTTTTGCAAAGGGAACTGGAAAAATTCAAAACATTGCAAACGGTTTTTGTAATCCTGCATATTCCACCACATATCTGGGTACCTCAAAATCCTTTTGTGGAATGTATTGAAACTGTTGATTTATTGCATAGTTATGAAAATGTAAAAGCTGTTTTCCATGGTCATGACCATAGTTTGGACGGTGTGTTTTATACTGGAAAATTGCCTCATTTTTTTGATGCACATATCGGTGGCAGCTGGGGCACAAGTTACAGGGGCTACAGGATTGTAGAGGTCAATGAAGATGGAAAGATTACTACCTACCAGGTGAATGCAAGTAAAAACCCGACTTTAAACGAAACCAAATTTTAA